In Arachis hypogaea cultivar Tifrunner chromosome 17, arahy.Tifrunner.gnm2.J5K5, whole genome shotgun sequence, a single window of DNA contains:
- the LOC112764656 gene encoding fructose-bisphosphate aldolase, cytoplasmic isozyme translates to MSNFKSKYHDELIANAAYIGTPGKGILAADESTGTIGKRLSSINVENVETNRRSLRELLFTTPGALQYLSGVILFEETLYQSTAAGKPFVEVLKEGGVLPGIKVDKGTVELAGTNGETTTQGLDGLGQRCAKYYEAGARFAKWRAVLKIGPTEPSELAIHENAYGLARYAAICQENGLVPIVEPEILVDGPHDIHKCAAVTERVLAACYKALNDHHVLLEGTLLKPNMVTPGSDSAKVAPEVVAEHTVRALQRTVPSAVPAVVFLSGGQSEEEATLNLNAINQVKGKKPWSLSFSFGRALQQSTLKAWSGKEENVKKAQEAFLTRAKANSEATLGTYKGSANLGEGASESLHVKDYKY, encoded by the exons ATGTCGAACTTCAAGAGCAAGTACCATG ATGAGCTGATTGCCAATGCTGCATACATTGGCACCCCCGGAAAGGGAATTCTTGCTGCTGATGAGTCAACTGGAACAATTGGCAAGCGTCTATCCAGCATCAATGTCGAGAACGTCGAAACTAACAGGCGGTCTCTCAGGGAGCTCCTCTTTACCACTCCTGGAGCTCTTCAGTATCTCAGTGGAGTTATCCTTTTTGAGGAAACCCTCTACCAGAGCACTGCTGCAG GCAAACCTTTTGTTGAGGTCTTGAAGGAAGGTGGTGTACTTCCAGGTATCAAGGTTGATAAGGGTACCGTCGAGCTTGCCGGAACCAATGGAGAAACCACCACTCAGGGTCTTGATGGCCTTGGTCAGCGTTGCGCCAAGTACTATGAAGCTGGTGCGCGTTTTGCCAAATGGCGTGCTGTGCTCAAGATCGGTCCCACCGAGCCATCCGAACTTGCCATCCACGAGAATGCATATGGATTGGCCAGATATGCCGCCATTTGCCAGGAGAATGGTCTTGTTCCCATTGTTGAGCCTGAGATCCTTGTTGATGGACCCCATGACATCCACAAGTGTGCAGCAGTAACAGAGCGAGTGCTTGCAGCATGCTATAAGGCACTGAATGACCACCATGTCTTGCTTGAGGGAACACTCTTGAAACCAAACATGGTTACCCCCGGATCTGACTCTGCAAAGGTTGCCCCTGAGGTTGTTGCCGAGCACACTGTGAGAGCTCTTCAGCGAACTGTCCCGTCTGCTGTCCCGGCCGTGGTTTTCCTCTCTGGTGGACAGAGTGAGGAGGAGGCAACCCTCAACCTCAATGCCATAAACCAAGTCAAGGGTAAGAAGCCATGGTCCCTTTCCTTCTCTTTCGGAAGGGCACTTCAACAGAGCACTCTTAAGGCTTGGAGTGGAAAAGAGGAGAATGTGAAGAAGGCTCAAGAAGCATTCCTCACAAGGGCAAAGGCCAATTCTGAAGCAACACTCGGAACATACAAGGGTAGTGCAAACCTTGGTGAGGGTGCCTCAGAGAGCCTTCATGTTAAGGACTACAAGTACTGA